One part of the Paraburkholderia flagellata genome encodes these proteins:
- a CDS encoding acyl-ACP desaturase, with product MNTMLYPELYKSLESVRWDMEKDIPWDKFDASLLTDEQAATIKMNAITEWSALPATEMFLRDNHHDSDFSAFMSVWFFEEQKHSLVLMEYLRRFKPEMVPTEEELHAVRFEFDPAPPLETLMLHFCGEIRLNHWYRRAAEWHTEPVIKAIYETISRDEARHGGAYLRYMKKALNNFGDVARAAFAKIGVLMASARRTEKPLHPTNLHVNQALFPRDTVQSRLPDPEWLERWLDEQIRFDDGWEKKVIERILHNLSILFERTFNTAQELNRYRKEVVQRLQAEQGTQQPA from the coding sequence ATGAACACGATGCTTTATCCGGAACTTTACAAATCGCTCGAATCGGTCCGTTGGGACATGGAAAAGGACATTCCCTGGGACAAGTTCGATGCGTCGCTCCTTACCGATGAGCAGGCCGCGACCATCAAGATGAACGCGATCACCGAATGGTCGGCGCTGCCGGCCACGGAAATGTTCCTGCGCGACAACCACCACGACAGCGACTTTTCGGCGTTCATGAGCGTGTGGTTTTTCGAGGAGCAAAAGCACTCGCTCGTGCTCATGGAATACCTGCGCCGCTTCAAGCCGGAAATGGTGCCGACCGAAGAAGAGCTGCACGCCGTGCGCTTCGAGTTCGATCCGGCGCCGCCGCTTGAAACGCTCATGCTGCACTTCTGCGGCGAAATCCGCCTGAACCACTGGTACCGCCGCGCTGCCGAATGGCACACGGAGCCGGTCATCAAGGCCATCTACGAAACGATTTCGCGCGACGAAGCCCGCCATGGCGGCGCGTATCTGCGCTACATGAAGAAGGCGCTCAACAATTTCGGCGACGTCGCGCGCGCGGCGTTCGCGAAGATCGGCGTGCTGATGGCATCGGCGCGCCGCACCGAAAAGCCGCTGCACCCCACGAACCTGCACGTGAACCAGGCGCTGTTCCCGCGCGACACCGTGCAGTCGCGCCTGCCCGACCCGGAATGGCTCGAGCGCTGGCTCGACGAGCAGATCCGCTTCGACGACGGCTGGGAAAAGAAGGTGATCGAGCGCATTCTGCACAACCTCTCGATCCTGTTCGAGCGCACGTTCAACACGGCGCAGGAACTGAACCGCTATCGCAAGGAAGTGGTGCAGCGCCTGCAGGCCGAGCAAGGCACGCAGCAGCCGGCCTGA
- a CDS encoding ABC-type transport auxiliary lipoprotein family protein translates to MPRSMQRAAAASSAWLAALALGALLAACAGNPGSINDIRYDLGLQSSQEAQGAQGAQAAPAAPGARPLLKVLAVNAPPPLDNDGILYRMSFDSQRTARYANSRWTMSPARLLTERLRTSLGAYATVLAGGDAVQAPMLKVELYEFEQVFESPTQSAGVLAARATLMQGGKVLAQRSFATRAPAATPDAAGGVHALQAASDDFANQLGAWLSTQSLAGTP, encoded by the coding sequence CTGCCACGATCGATGCAACGCGCCGCGGCGGCCAGCTCGGCCTGGCTGGCGGCGCTCGCGCTCGGTGCGCTCCTGGCCGCCTGCGCGGGCAATCCGGGTTCGATCAACGATATTCGCTACGACCTTGGGCTGCAGTCGTCGCAGGAGGCGCAGGGCGCGCAGGGTGCTCAGGCCGCCCCCGCTGCGCCCGGAGCCAGACCGCTCCTGAAGGTGCTGGCGGTCAACGCGCCCCCGCCGCTCGACAACGACGGCATCCTCTACCGGATGAGTTTCGACTCCCAGCGCACGGCGCGCTACGCGAACAGCCGCTGGACGATGTCGCCCGCGAGGCTGCTCACGGAACGCCTGCGCACGTCGCTTGGCGCCTATGCGACGGTGCTCGCGGGCGGGGACGCCGTGCAGGCGCCGATGCTCAAGGTCGAACTGTATGAGTTCGAACAGGTGTTCGAGAGCCCGACGCAAAGCGCGGGCGTACTGGCTGCGCGCGCAACGCTCATGCAGGGCGGCAAGGTGCTGGCGCAGCGCTCGTTTGCTACGCGCGCGCCGGCGGCCACGCCGGACGCCGCTGGAGGCGTGCATGCGCTGCAGGCGGCCAGCGACGATTTCGCGAACCAGCTGGGCGCGTGGCTGAGCACGCAGTCTTTGGCGGGCACGCCTTGA
- a CDS encoding MlaE family ABC transporter permease — MDQETPPGLEVSAGTHGKTVRLSGQWTALALARDRDQGGAAVRLRALADERVGAWDLSRVERMDHVGGQALWRAWGHKLPADLVDLTQTQRDIFERIALLDSVREPAERVVRIDPITQLGVAIFSFFDHLYGGIAMFGRVILDLLLVLRKPKVTPWIEISANIYNAGARALPITALVAFLIGIVLSYLSAQQLRLFGANQFIVNILGLAVIRELGPVLSAILVAGRSGSAITAQIGVMRVTEELDAMRVMGISHGLRLILPRVIALGVAMPLLVIWTDIIALLGGAIAAKIVLGIDISWFMRSMPSVVPIANVWIGLGKGVAFGMLVAIVGCHFGFRIKANSQSLGEGTTTSVVTSITIVILADAVFAILFQNVGLS; from the coding sequence TTGGATCAAGAGACGCCGCCCGGCCTTGAAGTCTCGGCCGGCACCCACGGAAAGACCGTGCGCCTGTCCGGCCAGTGGACGGCGCTCGCGCTCGCGCGCGACCGCGACCAGGGCGGCGCGGCGGTGCGTCTGCGCGCGCTCGCCGACGAGCGCGTAGGCGCTTGGGATCTCTCGCGCGTGGAGCGCATGGACCACGTGGGCGGTCAGGCGCTCTGGCGCGCGTGGGGCCACAAGCTGCCCGCCGATCTCGTCGACCTCACGCAAACGCAGCGCGACATCTTCGAGCGCATCGCGCTGCTCGATTCCGTGCGCGAACCGGCGGAGCGCGTCGTGCGCATCGACCCGATCACGCAACTCGGCGTCGCGATCTTCTCGTTCTTCGACCACCTGTACGGCGGGATCGCCATGTTCGGGCGCGTGATCCTCGACTTGCTGCTCGTGCTGCGCAAGCCCAAGGTCACGCCGTGGATCGAGATTTCGGCGAATATCTACAACGCCGGCGCGCGCGCGCTGCCGATCACGGCGCTCGTGGCGTTTCTGATCGGCATCGTGCTGTCGTACCTCTCGGCGCAGCAATTGCGCCTCTTCGGCGCGAACCAGTTCATCGTCAACATTCTGGGTCTCGCCGTGATCCGCGAACTCGGGCCCGTGCTCTCGGCGATTCTCGTGGCGGGGCGCTCGGGCTCGGCCATCACCGCGCAGATCGGCGTGATGCGCGTGACCGAAGAACTCGACGCCATGCGCGTGATGGGCATCTCGCATGGCCTGCGGCTCATCCTGCCGCGCGTCATCGCGCTCGGCGTCGCCATGCCGCTGCTCGTGATCTGGACCGACATCATTGCGTTGCTAGGCGGCGCAATCGCGGCGAAGATCGTGCTGGGCATCGACATTTCGTGGTTCATGCGCTCGATGCCAAGCGTCGTGCCGATCGCCAACGTGTGGATCGGCCTCGGCAAAGGGGTGGCGTTCGGCATGCTGGTGGCGATCGTGGGCTGTCACTTCGGCTTTCGCATCAAGGCGAACTCGCAGAGCCTGGGCGAGGGCACGACCACGTCGGTCGTCACGTCGATCACGATCGTGATCCTCGCTGACGCCGTGTTTGCGATCCTGTTCCAGAACGTGGGGCTTTCATGA
- a CDS encoding VanZ family protein, which translates to MIEARRLRLHAPHGGRHATDGDEGGQNSGQSAGDERGAIASGDAPAPHAATPAPATPSPSPLPAATGEPLPRQASTLSRQSLALYTALIVYGSWYPFSGWRSLGLSPFAYLGDPWPRYWTVFDIVTNVLGYMPFGALAVLAAWPRWRGFRAVLLAAVAGTLLSGVMEAVQTWLPTRVASNLDLASNALGALLGALVAAPATGALLERGFLRRLRFRWFERDAAVLMVLAALWPFATMYPTPRLFGLGEWARALWQRLDGSMQDAVLAWTPAAWHLRSLPDMLAARLPDSGWEAIVTTLNLFGAAAFATLPMRARAPRARLVIALIAVTLIVKVGATFLQSQSGLIFDWATPGALAGLVWGTLLAFLALRLPRAVRAAAATLALAVALVFVNVLPVNPYFDVVLADWRQGRYLHFNGLARWLAWTWPWAALAWTAFSLERAWLVRRARRAAKRARHDA; encoded by the coding sequence ATGATCGAAGCGCGACGGCTCCGGCTGCACGCTCCGCATGGCGGGCGGCACGCGACGGACGGCGACGAGGGTGGCCAGAACAGTGGTCAGAGCGCAGGCGACGAGCGCGGCGCGATCGCCAGCGGCGACGCGCCCGCGCCGCACGCTGCTACGCCCGCGCCCGCGACACCATCGCCATCCCCACTGCCGGCCGCCACCGGCGAGCCCCTGCCGCGCCAGGCCTCGACGCTCTCGCGTCAGTCGCTCGCGCTTTACACGGCGCTGATCGTCTATGGCTCGTGGTATCCGTTCTCCGGCTGGCGCTCGCTCGGCCTGAGTCCCTTCGCCTATCTCGGCGATCCGTGGCCGCGCTACTGGACGGTTTTCGACATCGTCACCAACGTGCTCGGCTACATGCCGTTCGGCGCGCTCGCGGTGCTCGCGGCGTGGCCGCGCTGGCGAGGCTTTCGTGCCGTGCTGCTGGCCGCGGTTGCGGGCACGCTGCTCTCGGGCGTGATGGAGGCCGTGCAGACCTGGCTGCCCACGCGCGTGGCGTCCAATCTCGATCTCGCCTCCAATGCACTCGGCGCATTGCTCGGCGCGCTCGTGGCGGCGCCCGCCACCGGCGCGCTGCTCGAGCGCGGCTTCCTGCGCCGCCTGCGCTTTCGCTGGTTCGAGCGCGATGCGGCCGTGTTGATGGTGCTCGCGGCGCTCTGGCCGTTCGCAACGATGTACCCCACGCCGCGCCTCTTCGGCCTCGGCGAGTGGGCGCGCGCGCTGTGGCAGCGCCTCGACGGCTCGATGCAGGACGCCGTGCTCGCCTGGACGCCCGCCGCATGGCATCTGCGCTCGCTGCCCGACATGCTCGCCGCGCGCCTGCCCGACAGCGGCTGGGAGGCGATCGTCACAACGCTCAATCTGTTCGGCGCGGCGGCGTTCGCAACGCTCCCCATGCGAGCGCGCGCGCCGCGTGCGCGGCTCGTCATCGCGCTCATTGCGGTCACGCTCATCGTCAAGGTGGGCGCGACCTTTCTGCAGTCGCAAAGCGGGCTCATCTTCGATTGGGCGACGCCGGGGGCGCTTGCGGGCCTCGTGTGGGGCACGTTGCTCGCGTTTCTTGCATTGCGTCTGCCGCGCGCCGTGCGCGCTGCGGCGGCGACGCTTGCGCTCGCTGTGGCCCTCGTGTTCGTGAACGTGCTGCCCGTGAACCCGTATTTCGATGTCGTGCTCGCGGATTGGCGGCAGGGCCGCTACCTGCACTTCAACGGCCTCGCGCGCTGGCTCGCATGGACGTGGCCCTGGGCCGCGCTCGCGTGGACGGCGTTCTCGCTCGAACGCGCGTGGCTCGTGCGGCGCGCGCGCCGGGCCGCGAAGCGCGCTCGCCACGACGCGTGA
- a CDS encoding biotin--[acetyl-CoA-carboxylase] ligase encodes MNATPPTPETPSAGDWRIDRNRAITLFGPAAHDWPIEIVEETGSTNADLMARLKALPQKRDALARPIVRVAYLQTAGRGRRGRTWVAQPGDALLFSIGCVLPRPIEGLAGLSLAIGSALVDGLRTLPVTAPGQIALKWPNDVLLEGDKLVGILVETAWTTADATAVVIGIGTNVRGEDALAAKVEALNAAGGSAAVVPGTTPTALSRAWPNANLTDTLAAELNALEAALQRFGAAGFAPFQARWNACHAYAGREVAIYEQGKELLRGTAAGVDERGQLLVDTPNGRETVTAGDVSLRLADGGA; translated from the coding sequence ATGAATGCGACGCCCCCCACCCCCGAGACTCCGAGCGCCGGCGACTGGCGCATCGACCGCAACCGCGCGATCACGCTGTTCGGCCCGGCCGCGCACGACTGGCCCATCGAGATCGTCGAGGAAACCGGCTCGACCAACGCCGACCTCATGGCGCGCCTGAAGGCGCTGCCGCAAAAGCGCGACGCGCTCGCGCGCCCGATCGTACGCGTGGCCTATCTGCAAACGGCCGGCCGTGGCCGGCGCGGCCGCACCTGGGTCGCCCAGCCCGGCGACGCGCTGCTGTTCTCGATCGGCTGCGTGCTGCCGCGCCCCATCGAAGGGCTTGCAGGCTTGAGCCTCGCCATCGGCTCGGCGCTGGTGGACGGCCTGCGCACGCTGCCCGTGACGGCGCCGGGGCAAATCGCGCTCAAGTGGCCCAATGACGTACTGCTCGAAGGCGACAAACTGGTGGGGATTCTCGTGGAGACCGCGTGGACGACCGCTGACGCCACGGCGGTCGTGATCGGCATCGGCACGAACGTGCGTGGCGAAGACGCCCTCGCCGCCAAGGTCGAGGCGCTCAACGCCGCCGGCGGCAGCGCGGCGGTCGTGCCCGGCACGACGCCCACGGCGCTCTCGCGTGCGTGGCCGAACGCCAATCTCACCGACACGCTCGCCGCCGAACTCAACGCGCTCGAAGCCGCGCTGCAGCGCTTCGGGGCCGCGGGCTTTGCGCCTTTCCAGGCGCGCTGGAACGCGTGCCACGCGTACGCGGGCCGCGAGGTCGCCATCTACGAGCAAGGTAAGGAGCTGCTGCGCGGCACGGCGGCCGGCGTCGACGAGCGCGGCCAGCTGCTCGTCGATACGCCGAACGGGCGCGAAACCGTCACGGCCGGCGACGTGTCGCTGCGGCTCGCGGACGGCGGCGCATGA
- a CDS encoding (2Fe-2S) ferredoxin domain-containing protein, translated as MTDSFYKYHVFFCLNQRDPGADRPSCANCNAQAMQEYAKKRVKQLGLAGPGQVRINKAGCLDRCEEGPTVVVYPEGTWYTYIDESDIDEIVVSHLQNGQVVERLKIDR; from the coding sequence ATGACCGATTCGTTCTACAAGTACCACGTCTTTTTCTGCCTGAACCAGCGCGACCCCGGCGCGGACCGCCCGAGCTGCGCGAATTGCAATGCGCAAGCCATGCAGGAGTACGCGAAAAAGCGCGTGAAGCAGCTTGGTCTGGCAGGGCCGGGCCAGGTGCGCATCAACAAGGCGGGTTGCCTCGACCGCTGCGAGGAAGGACCGACCGTCGTCGTGTATCCGGAAGGCACGTGGTACACGTATATCGACGAGAGCGACATCGACGAGATCGTCGTCTCGCATCTGCAGAACGGGCAGGTGGTCGAGCGCCTGAAAATCGATCGCTGA
- a CDS encoding D-alanyl-D-alanine carboxypeptidase family protein, which translates to MRFLSSGQPSSFVPSSIVRNVTLAALLPATLFVSADALARTPAHTAGVKVQAQPQTEVAVGTPADNVLGGLPPPGVNARSWVLVDATANQVLASGNANERVEPASLTKLMTAYLVFEALQSKKITMDQIVTPSEAVRRVKNDESRMFIEANKPVSVHDLVYGMIIQSGNDAAIALAELVGGSEANFVNMMNAEAQKLGMTHTHFADVNGMPDPNHYTSAGDLATLSARLIRDYPEYYDIFSVKEFKYNNIKQPNRNRLLWIDPTVDGLKTGHTQAAGYCLIASAKRPLAGGGNRRLVSVMMGEEKEHDRVQDSMKMLNYGYSAYDTTRIYQANQAVATPRVYKGTLDAVKVGVQKDQYVTLPKGAADKAKPQVELNSPLIAPFTVGQQVGTAKFVGADGKVLAQVPLVALEAVPQAGIVGRVWDSLMLMVNKKK; encoded by the coding sequence ATGCGTTTTCTCTCCTCCGGCCAACCGTCTTCTTTCGTTCCTTCTTCCATCGTTCGTAATGTCACACTCGCAGCGCTCTTGCCCGCCACGCTTTTCGTGAGCGCGGATGCACTTGCCCGTACGCCCGCTCACACTGCGGGCGTGAAAGTGCAGGCGCAGCCGCAAACGGAGGTGGCTGTCGGCACCCCCGCAGACAACGTGCTCGGCGGGCTGCCGCCTCCCGGCGTGAATGCGCGCTCGTGGGTCCTCGTCGACGCCACCGCGAACCAGGTGCTCGCCTCCGGCAATGCCAATGAGCGCGTCGAGCCCGCGTCGCTCACGAAGCTCATGACCGCATACCTCGTGTTCGAGGCGCTGCAGAGCAAGAAAATCACGATGGATCAGATCGTCACGCCGAGCGAAGCCGTGCGCCGCGTGAAGAACGACGAGTCGCGCATGTTCATCGAAGCGAACAAGCCGGTCTCGGTGCACGACCTCGTGTACGGCATGATCATCCAGTCGGGCAACGATGCGGCCATCGCGCTTGCCGAACTGGTCGGCGGCAGCGAAGCGAACTTCGTCAACATGATGAACGCCGAAGCGCAGAAGCTCGGCATGACGCACACGCACTTCGCCGACGTGAACGGCATGCCCGACCCGAATCACTACACGTCGGCCGGCGACCTCGCCACGCTTTCCGCGCGCCTGATCCGCGACTATCCCGAGTACTACGACATCTTCTCGGTCAAGGAATTCAAGTACAACAACATCAAGCAGCCGAACCGCAACCGCTTGCTGTGGATCGACCCGACGGTCGATGGCCTGAAGACCGGCCACACGCAAGCCGCGGGCTACTGCCTGATCGCGTCGGCGAAGCGTCCGCTCGCGGGTGGCGGCAACCGCCGTCTCGTCTCGGTGATGATGGGCGAGGAGAAGGAACACGACCGCGTGCAGGACAGCATGAAGATGCTGAACTACGGCTATAGCGCGTACGACACGACGCGCATCTATCAGGCGAATCAGGCAGTGGCTACGCCGCGCGTCTACAAGGGCACGCTCGACGCCGTGAAGGTCGGCGTGCAGAAGGACCAGTACGTGACGCTGCCCAAGGGCGCCGCCGACAAGGCCAAGCCGCAGGTCGAACTCAACAGCCCGCTGATCGCTCCGTTCACGGTCGGCCAGCAAGTCGGCACGGCGAAGTTCGTGGGCGCGGACGGCAAGGTGCTCGCACAGGTTCCGCTCGTCGCGCTCGAAGCCGTGCCGCAAGCCGGTATCGTGGGCCGTGTGTGGGATTCGCTCATGCTGATGGTCAACAAGAAGAAGTGA
- a CDS encoding MlaD family protein — protein MENKPHAFWAGMFTIGLLIVIALVVIFFSADHTVRVPFDLISRSSVTGLYPDAAVRFRGIDVGKVQSIKFDTQHPGQIRIRILVDQKAPMTRSTFGSLALQGVTGIAFVQLDDNGLDLSPLHSTAAHVAELPLRPGLLDQLQRRGDALLRKLDNIAGDIDEMLSEDNRKQVMQAVSSLQQAASSVNVLAQQLQPTTKQLPGAVTELQRTLQSTNALVTSMNRPDGPFQTNLNKAGTAAAQAGAALSSIDVSIQDLSARVGYDTLPRVDSLTDDVRSAMRAVDRAAGTFSESPRSVLFGGAPQPAPGPGEPGFAWPSAAGTK, from the coding sequence ATGGAAAACAAACCGCATGCGTTCTGGGCGGGCATGTTCACGATAGGCCTGCTCATCGTGATCGCGCTTGTCGTCATCTTCTTCAGCGCTGACCACACCGTGCGCGTGCCGTTCGACCTCATCTCGCGCTCGAGTGTGACGGGCCTCTATCCGGATGCGGCGGTGCGCTTTCGCGGCATCGATGTGGGCAAGGTGCAGTCGATCAAGTTCGATACCCAGCATCCAGGCCAGATCCGCATTCGCATTCTCGTCGACCAGAAGGCGCCGATGACGCGCTCCACGTTCGGTTCGCTTGCGCTGCAGGGCGTGACGGGCATCGCCTTCGTGCAACTCGACGACAACGGCCTCGACCTCTCGCCGCTGCATTCGACCGCGGCGCATGTGGCCGAGCTGCCGCTGCGGCCGGGCCTGCTCGACCAGCTTCAGCGCCGCGGCGACGCGCTCCTGCGCAAGCTCGACAACATCGCCGGCGACATCGACGAAATGCTCTCCGAAGACAACCGCAAGCAGGTGATGCAGGCCGTGAGCAGCCTGCAGCAGGCCGCGAGCAGCGTGAACGTGCTCGCCCAGCAGCTCCAGCCCACCACGAAGCAACTTCCCGGCGCGGTGACCGAACTGCAGCGCACGCTGCAGTCGACCAACGCGCTCGTCACGAGCATGAACCGTCCGGATGGCCCGTTCCAGACCAACCTGAACAAGGCCGGCACGGCGGCGGCTCAGGCGGGCGCGGCGCTCTCCTCGATCGATGTGTCGATTCAGGACCTCTCGGCGCGCGTCGGCTATGACACGCTGCCACGTGTCGATTCGCTCACCGACGACGTGCGCTCGGCCATGCGCGCCGTGGACCGCGCGGCGGGCACCTTCAGCGAGAGCCCGCGCAGCGTGCTGTTCGGCGGCGCGCCTCAGCCCGCGCCCGGGCCCGGCGAGCCGGGCTTTGCGTGGCCGTCCGCTGCGGGGACGAAGTAG
- the rfaE2 gene encoding D-glycero-beta-D-manno-heptose 1-phosphate adenylyltransferase: MPASFERKITTRDALAQLRASLPGPVVFTNGVFDILHRGHVTYLADAKALGATLIVGVNSDASVKMLGKGDDRPINNENDRMALLAALESVDWVVQFGEQTPVELIEAVRPDILVKGGDYDMDALPESALVRGWGGRALAIAFEHDRSTTKLLQKVRAQEGSK, from the coding sequence ATGCCCGCTTCCTTCGAACGCAAGATCACGACCCGCGACGCGCTCGCGCAACTGCGCGCTTCGCTGCCCGGCCCCGTGGTGTTCACCAACGGCGTCTTCGACATCCTGCATCGCGGACACGTCACCTACCTCGCCGATGCGAAGGCGCTGGGCGCGACGCTGATCGTCGGCGTGAATAGCGATGCTTCGGTGAAGATGCTCGGCAAGGGCGACGACCGCCCCATCAACAACGAGAACGACCGCATGGCGCTGCTCGCGGCGCTGGAGAGCGTGGACTGGGTGGTGCAGTTCGGTGAGCAAACGCCTGTCGAGCTGATTGAGGCGGTGCGTCCGGACATCCTCGTGAAGGGCGGCGACTACGACATGGACGCGCTGCCGGAGTCGGCGCTGGTGCGCGGCTGGGGCGGGCGGGCGCTCGCGATCGCCTTCGAGCACGACCGCTCCACGACGAAGCTGCTGCAGAAAGTGCGCGCGCAGGAAGGATCGAAGTAG
- a CDS encoding alpha/beta hydrolase, whose translation MNAQTQKFQIDGPVGKIECALDVPDAGTTPRGIALVAHPHPLFGGTMDNKVAQTLARTLVQLGYTTYRSNFRGVGETAGTHDNGIGEQDDLLELLAYMRAQPGQADVPLVLAGFSFGTFVLSHVAKRYLEAGGAIERMVFVGTAASRWEVAPVRDDTLVIHGELDDTVPILSVYEWARPQELPIVVIPGAEHFLHRKLHILKRIIVEAWR comes from the coding sequence ATGAACGCCCAGACACAAAAATTCCAGATCGACGGTCCCGTCGGCAAGATCGAATGCGCGCTCGACGTGCCCGACGCAGGCACCACGCCGCGCGGCATTGCGCTCGTCGCGCATCCGCATCCGCTCTTTGGCGGCACGATGGACAACAAGGTCGCGCAAACGCTCGCACGCACGCTGGTGCAACTCGGCTACACGACCTATCGCTCGAATTTTCGCGGCGTCGGTGAAACGGCGGGCACGCACGACAACGGCATCGGCGAACAGGACGATCTGCTCGAACTGCTCGCGTACATGCGCGCGCAACCGGGCCAAGCCGACGTGCCGCTCGTGCTCGCGGGCTTTTCGTTCGGCACCTTCGTGCTTTCGCACGTCGCGAAGCGCTATCTGGAAGCCGGCGGCGCGATCGAGCGCATGGTGTTCGTCGGCACCGCTGCAAGCCGTTGGGAAGTCGCGCCGGTGCGCGACGACACGCTCGTGATCCACGGCGAACTCGACGACACCGTGCCCATTCTCTCGGTGTACGAATGGGCGCGCCCGCAGGAATTGCCGATCGTCGTGATTCCGGGGGCAGAACACTTCCTGCATCGCAAGCTGCATATCCTCAAGCGCATCATCGTTGAAGCGTGGCGCTGA
- a CDS encoding type III pantothenate kinase — translation MSRGPFLLIDAGNSRIKWALVAPDGSRLHAGTMDHVRDDGAQSAPATREAGCEEWAALPRPAGVWISNVAGAAVGARLDALVEAHWPGLAPTVVRACAQQCGVTNSYATSDALGSDRWAGMIGAHAAYPGEPLLIATFGTATTLEALRADGTFVGGMIAPGFTLMMRSLGEHTAQLPVVAGGMANAAQPGIAFATDTRSSISAGCALAQAALIERALADLQDAWRIPVRLVVSGGAAAEVTAALKVPHTRHDALVLAGLALIAAQR, via the coding sequence ATGAGCCGCGGCCCCTTCCTTCTGATCGACGCAGGCAACAGCCGGATCAAATGGGCGCTCGTCGCGCCGGACGGGTCGCGCCTGCATGCAGGCACGATGGATCATGTGCGCGATGACGGCGCGCAATCCGCGCCCGCCACGCGTGAAGCCGGTTGCGAGGAATGGGCGGCGCTGCCCCGGCCTGCGGGCGTATGGATCTCGAACGTCGCGGGCGCGGCGGTCGGAGCGCGGCTCGACGCGCTGGTCGAGGCGCACTGGCCGGGCCTTGCCCCCACAGTCGTGCGGGCCTGCGCGCAGCAATGCGGCGTGACGAACAGCTATGCCACGTCCGACGCGCTCGGCAGCGACCGCTGGGCCGGCATGATCGGCGCACACGCTGCGTATCCGGGCGAACCCCTCCTGATCGCGACATTCGGCACGGCTACCACGCTCGAAGCCCTGCGCGCCGACGGCACATTCGTGGGCGGCATGATCGCGCCGGGCTTCACGCTCATGATGCGCTCGCTCGGCGAGCACACCGCGCAACTGCCCGTGGTCGCCGGCGGCATGGCGAATGCTGCCCAACCGGGCATTGCCTTCGCCACCGACACGCGAAGCTCGATCTCGGCGGGCTGTGCGCTCGCGCAGGCGGCGCTCATCGAGCGCGCCTTGGCCGATTTACAGGACGCGTGGAGAATCCCGGTGCGGCTCGTGGTGAGCGGCGGCGCCGCGGCCGAAGTGACGGCGGCGCTCAAGGTGCCGCATACTCGCCACGATGCACTGGTGCTTGCGGGCCTGGCGCTCATCGCCGCGCAGCGCTGA
- a CDS encoding ABC transporter ATP-binding protein, which yields MTTPLREVAQDLPLPTIGEPVIEVNNLSKRYGRNIVHQHLNLEIRRGEIVTLVGGSGSGKTTLVRQILGLEKPTSGTIKMFGENITTIDAEHARLMRTRTGMLFQQGALFSSLTVFDNIAQPVRELGKVPAALLRDIVMLKLEMVGLPCKHASKMPAALSGGMIKRVGLARAIVLEPELLFLDEPTAGLDPRSSDEVVELISTLHRALGLTVVLVTHDLDAMVALSTRVAVLAERRVLVAAPVEEAASVDHPFIREYFLGMRGRRALQALPPDRRAKLPPAALAPAAVGYKPW from the coding sequence ATCACCACGCCGCTCAGGGAGGTCGCGCAGGACCTGCCGCTGCCGACCATCGGCGAGCCGGTGATCGAGGTCAACAATCTCTCGAAGCGCTACGGGCGCAACATCGTCCATCAGCATCTGAACCTCGAAATTCGCCGCGGCGAGATCGTCACGCTCGTGGGCGGCTCGGGCTCCGGCAAGACCACGCTCGTGCGCCAGATCCTCGGGCTCGAAAAGCCGACCTCGGGCACCATCAAGATGTTCGGCGAAAACATTACGACCATCGACGCCGAGCACGCCCGCCTCATGCGCACGCGCACCGGCATGCTGTTCCAGCAAGGCGCGCTGTTCTCGTCGCTCACGGTGTTCGACAACATCGCCCAGCCGGTGCGCGAGCTTGGCAAGGTGCCTGCCGCGCTGCTGCGCGACATCGTGATGCTTAAGCTCGAAATGGTCGGGCTGCCGTGCAAGCACGCCTCGAAAATGCCGGCCGCGCTCTCGGGCGGCATGATCAAGCGCGTCGGCCTTGCGCGCGCAATCGTGCTGGAGCCGGAGCTGCTCTTTCTCGACGAGCCCACGGCCGGGCTCGACCCCCGCTCATCCGACGAAGTGGTGGAGCTCATCAGCACGCTGCATCGTGCGCTTGGGCTCACCGTCGTGCTCGTCACGCACGACCTCGACGCCATGGTCGCGCTCTCTACGCGCGTAGCGGTGCTCGCCGAGCGCCGCGTGCTCGTGGCCGCGCCCGTGGAGGAGGCGGCGAGCGTCGATCATCCGTTTATCCGCGAGTACTTCCTCGGCATGCGCGGTCGCCGCGCGCTCCAGGCGCTGCCGCCCGATCGGCGCGCGAAGCTGCCGCCGGCGGCGCTCGCTCCCGCAGCCGTGGGGTACAAGCCGTGGTAG